In Azospirillum sp. TSA2s, one genomic interval encodes:
- a CDS encoding TMEM175 family protein, with the protein MKAGRMEAFTDGVLAIVITIMVLELKVPVDGSLAALAERVPILLAYVLSFINVGLYWNNHHHLLQATTRIDGRVLWANLFLLFWLSLVPFVIRWLDDSSFSPVATAAYGVVLGMAAVGYSLTEHAIIACGGRESAVARAVGSDLKGKISLAIYVLAIPAAFILQWLSILLYVLVILLWLVPDRRIERTLEG; encoded by the coding sequence ATGAAGGCCGGCCGGATGGAGGCGTTCACCGATGGGGTGCTGGCAATCGTCATCACCATCATGGTGCTTGAGTTGAAGGTGCCGGTTGACGGCAGTCTTGCCGCGCTGGCGGAGCGTGTTCCCATTCTGCTGGCCTATGTGCTGTCCTTCATCAATGTCGGACTGTACTGGAACAACCATCATCATCTGTTGCAGGCGACCACACGGATCGACGGGCGGGTTCTGTGGGCGAATCTTTTTCTGCTGTTCTGGCTGTCGCTGGTTCCCTTCGTCATCCGCTGGCTCGACGATAGTTCGTTCTCACCGGTGGCGACGGCGGCCTATGGCGTCGTCCTCGGCATGGCGGCGGTCGGCTACAGCCTGACCGAACATGCGATTATCGCCTGCGGCGGCCGGGAGTCGGCGGTCGCGCGTGCCGTCGGATCCGATCTGAAGGGCAAGATCAGCCTGGCCATCTATGTGTTGGCCATTCCGGCGGCCTTCATCCTGCAATGGCTGTCCATCCTGCTGTACGTCCTGGTGATCCTGTTGTGGCTGGTGCCTGACCGCCGGATCGAACGCACGCTGGAGGGGTGA
- a CDS encoding SDR family oxidoreductase produces MNTGTETKNEHVLIVGGSSGMGLALARILLSEGARVTIAGRSEARLEEARTNLSPITGRLQTEVADITQEEQVARLFERVGPLDHIVTTAADIEGAYQLLPSLDVAAAQRVVGSKFIGPLLLAKHGAPVLAPQGSITFTSGIAAYRPAAKGSVVAAINGALESLAYALAVELGPIRVNAVSPGWVDSPIWTHVAGDAKAATLEAMAKRLPVGRIGQPDDIASAIRFLMRNGFVTGTVLHVDGGHRLV; encoded by the coding sequence ATGAATACAGGGACTGAGACGAAGAACGAGCATGTCCTGATCGTCGGGGGCAGTTCGGGAATGGGGTTGGCGCTGGCGCGCATTCTGCTGTCCGAGGGGGCCAGGGTGACCATCGCCGGCCGGTCCGAAGCCCGCCTGGAAGAGGCGCGGACGAACCTTTCGCCCATAACGGGCCGGCTGCAGACCGAGGTCGCGGACATCACACAGGAGGAGCAGGTCGCACGCCTGTTCGAGCGGGTCGGGCCGCTGGACCATATCGTCACCACGGCGGCGGATATCGAGGGCGCCTATCAGCTTCTGCCATCGCTGGACGTCGCCGCAGCGCAACGGGTCGTCGGTTCGAAGTTCATCGGTCCGCTGCTGCTCGCCAAGCATGGCGCACCGGTGCTGGCGCCACAGGGTTCCATCACCTTCACATCCGGGATCGCGGCCTATCGGCCGGCAGCAAAGGGATCGGTGGTCGCTGCGATCAACGGAGCCCTTGAATCGCTCGCCTACGCGCTTGCGGTGGAACTGGGTCCGATCCGCGTCAATGCGGTCTCGCCGGGCTGGGTCGATTCACCGATCTGGACGCATGTCGCCGGCGACGCCAAGGCGGCGACGCTGGAGGCTATGGCCAAGCGGCTGCCCGTCGGCCGGATCGGACAGCCCGACGACATCGCCTCCGCCATCCGCTTTCTGATGCGCAACGGCTTCGTCACCGGAACCGTTCTGCATGTGGACGGCGGTCATCGTCTGGTCTGA
- the pstB gene encoding phosphate ABC transporter ATP-binding protein PstB: MMGGTAADRPIAGAGLPEKISVRNLDFFYDGYRALKSISLPLYDRQVTAFIGPSGCGKSTLLRILNRMYDLYPKQVATGEVLLDGHNILSPKQDLNLLRARVGMVFQKPTPFPMSIYDNIAFGVKLYEKLSRADMDERVEFSLRRAALWDEVKDKLRQNGMSLSGGQQQRLCIARAIAVKPSVLLLDEPTSALDPISTAKCEELIDELRSDYCIAIVTHNMQQAARISNFTAFMYLGELIEFGNTEEIFTNPTKEKTSEYITGRFG, from the coding sequence ATGATGGGCGGAACCGCCGCCGATCGTCCCATCGCCGGTGCCGGCCTGCCCGAGAAGATCAGCGTCCGCAACCTGGACTTCTTCTATGATGGGTATCGCGCGCTGAAGAGCATCTCGCTGCCGCTGTATGACCGTCAGGTCACCGCCTTCATTGGCCCGTCGGGCTGCGGCAAGTCGACCCTGCTGCGCATCCTGAACCGGATGTACGACCTCTATCCCAAGCAGGTCGCCACCGGCGAGGTTCTGCTGGACGGCCACAACATCCTGTCGCCCAAGCAGGACCTGAACCTGCTGCGCGCCCGCGTCGGCATGGTGTTCCAGAAGCCGACGCCCTTCCCGATGTCGATCTACGACAACATCGCCTTCGGCGTGAAGCTGTACGAGAAGCTGTCCCGCGCCGACATGGACGAGCGGGTGGAGTTCTCGCTGCGCCGCGCCGCGCTGTGGGACGAGGTGAAGGACAAGCTGCGCCAGAACGGCATGAGCCTGTCCGGCGGCCAGCAGCAGCGCCTGTGCATCGCCCGCGCCATCGCGGTGAAGCCGTCGGTCCTGCTGCTGGACGAGCCGACCTCGGCGCTCGACCCCATCTCCACTGCCAAGTGCGAGGAGCTGATCGACGAGCTGCGCTCCGACTACTGCATCGCCATCGTCACCCACAACATGCAGCAGGCGGCCCGCATCTCCAACTTCACCGCCTTCATGTATCTGGGCGAACTGATCGAGTTCGGGAACACGGAAGAGATCTTCACCAACCCGACCAAGGAAAAGACATCCGAATACATCACCGGCCGCTTCGGCTGA
- a CDS encoding YoaK family protein, which yields MSAPAASGTSPLPWLLLLLSVTTGLVDAISVLGLGKVFTANMTGNIVFLGFAAVGTPGFLVMPAVTALVSFLAGALIAGRLGRTLAGRPMRHWLLASALFETSLFWIAAVVAAGFDADLNAAVQSRAFGIYAIIALTGFAMGFRNGTVRQLKVPDLTTTVLTLTLTGVAADSSLAGGANLNLGRRLASVAAIFLGAAIGAVMVMQSGLVLPLVVVGALVLAGTAVCALHPVAAAPAAA from the coding sequence ATGTCCGCACCGGCTGCGAGTGGCACTTCTCCCCTGCCATGGCTTCTGCTTCTCCTGTCGGTGACGACGGGGCTGGTCGACGCCATCAGCGTTCTTGGGCTGGGCAAGGTCTTCACCGCCAACATGACCGGCAACATCGTCTTTCTCGGTTTTGCCGCGGTGGGAACGCCGGGCTTTCTGGTCATGCCGGCGGTGACGGCGCTGGTCTCCTTCCTTGCCGGCGCCCTGATCGCCGGCCGGCTCGGCAGGACGCTGGCCGGACGGCCGATGCGGCACTGGCTGCTGGCCTCGGCGCTGTTCGAAACGTCGCTGTTCTGGATCGCGGCGGTCGTCGCTGCCGGCTTCGATGCCGACCTGAATGCCGCGGTGCAATCCAGGGCGTTCGGCATCTATGCGATCATCGCCCTGACCGGGTTCGCCATGGGCTTCCGCAACGGGACTGTCCGGCAATTGAAGGTTCCCGACCTGACCACGACGGTTCTGACCCTGACCCTGACGGGGGTAGCCGCCGATTCCAGCCTCGCCGGCGGGGCAAACCTCAACCTCGGCCGGCGGCTGGCCAGCGTGGCGGCGATCTTTCTCGGAGCTGCCATCGGCGCCGTCATGGTGATGCAGAGCGGATTGGTGCTTCCCCTGGTCGTCGTGGGGGCTCTGGTGCTGGCCGGCACCGCAGTCTGCGCGCTTCACCCCGTGGCCGCCGCGCCGGCAGCGGCCTGA
- a CDS encoding TCR/Tet family MFS transporter, whose protein sequence is MSPVLRPRKAATAFILVTAALDIVAMGIVIPVLPALIEQFAGADAQAGTINGALIALWALMQFFCSPVIGSLSDRFGRRPVILLSALGLAADYVLMAVAPNLWWLVVGRAIAGVTSSSFTTVFAYMADVTPPEQRARAYGLIGAAFSAGFIAGPLLGGLLGEISPRAPFWGAGLLSGLAFLYGLVVLPESLPPENRMAFSWRRANPFGALRLLRSHPELSGLSMVNFMLHVSHQVFPAVFVLYAAHRYGWSAWDVGLLLAVVGALDMVMQGLVVSRMVKWLGDRGTMVVGLFGGAVGLACMGLAPDGGWFALAILPNALWGLAMPTIQSLMTQRVSPSEQGQLQGANMSVASVAGILSPVFFGAVYSASVGSEALFPLPGAAFLIAALVLLAGALVGWVVARRNGRAVGADGVAA, encoded by the coding sequence ATGTCTCCCGTTCTTCGTCCGCGCAAGGCCGCGACGGCCTTCATTCTCGTCACCGCGGCGCTCGATATCGTGGCGATGGGCATCGTCATTCCGGTGCTGCCGGCGTTGATCGAGCAGTTCGCCGGAGCCGACGCCCAGGCCGGCACCATCAATGGTGCGCTGATCGCGCTGTGGGCGCTCATGCAATTCTTCTGCTCCCCGGTGATCGGGTCGCTGTCCGACCGGTTCGGGCGGCGGCCGGTGATCCTGCTGTCGGCGCTGGGGCTGGCGGCGGATTATGTGCTGATGGCGGTGGCGCCGAACCTGTGGTGGCTGGTGGTCGGACGGGCGATCGCCGGCGTCACCTCCTCCAGCTTCACCACCGTCTTCGCCTATATGGCCGACGTGACGCCGCCGGAGCAGCGGGCGCGCGCCTATGGCCTGATCGGCGCCGCATTCAGCGCCGGCTTCATCGCCGGTCCGCTTCTGGGCGGTCTGCTGGGCGAAATCTCGCCGCGGGCACCCTTCTGGGGGGCGGGCCTGCTCAGCGGGCTGGCGTTCCTCTATGGTCTGGTGGTGCTGCCGGAATCGCTGCCGCCGGAAAACCGCATGGCCTTTTCCTGGCGCCGGGCCAACCCGTTCGGGGCGCTGCGGCTGCTGCGTTCGCACCCGGAGCTGTCGGGTCTGTCGATGGTCAATTTCATGCTTCATGTCTCCCATCAGGTCTTCCCCGCCGTTTTCGTGCTCTATGCCGCGCATCGCTATGGCTGGAGCGCCTGGGATGTCGGGCTTCTGCTGGCAGTGGTCGGCGCTCTCGACATGGTCATGCAGGGGCTGGTGGTGTCGCGCATGGTGAAATGGCTGGGCGACCGCGGCACGATGGTCGTCGGCCTGTTCGGCGGGGCCGTCGGGCTGGCCTGCATGGGGCTGGCGCCGGATGGCGGCTGGTTCGCGCTCGCCATCCTGCCGAACGCGCTTTGGGGCCTGGCGATGCCGACTATCCAGTCGCTGATGACGCAGCGGGTCAGCCCGTCGGAACAGGGTCAGCTGCAGGGTGCCAACATGAGCGTGGCCAGCGTCGCCGGCATCCTGTCGCCGGTCTTCTTCGGGGCGGTCTATTCCGCGTCGGTGGGCAGCGAAGCGCTGTTCCCGCTTCCGGGTGCAGCCTTCCTGATCGCGGCGCTGGTGCTGCTGGCCGGTGCGCTGGTCGGCTGGGTGGTGGCGCGCCGCAATGGACGGGCCGTGGGGGCGGACGGTGTCGCCGCCTGA
- the pstS gene encoding phosphate ABC transporter substrate-binding protein PstS gives MTSAFVRCAAFGALAALSVSVAPLSVASAADISGAGATFPYPIYAKWADAYKKETGTGLNYQSIGSGGGIKQIKAKTVTFGASDMPLKPEELEQAGLIQFPMIMGGVVPVVNLKGIKAGEVKLSGTVLANIYMGEITKWNDAQIKALNPNVNLPNTAIAPVYRSDGSGTNFLFTDYLSKTSPKFKTQIGANTSVQWPAGIGAKGNEGVANMVKQTDGSIGYVEYAYAKQNNITHLDLQNKDGKTVAPKIEAFQAAAANADWANSKGYYVLLTDEPGAESWPITGASFILMYKNPQDASASGEALKFFDWAYKNGDKMATELDYVPMPDSVVSLVQKTWAQTIQADGKPVWTASAK, from the coding sequence ATGACTTCGGCGTTCGTTCGTTGCGCCGCCTTCGGTGCCCTGGCCGCTCTGTCCGTGTCGGTCGCCCCGCTGTCGGTCGCCTCGGCCGCCGACATCTCCGGCGCCGGTGCCACCTTCCCGTACCCGATCTATGCCAAGTGGGCCGACGCCTACAAGAAGGAGACGGGCACGGGCCTGAACTACCAGTCGATCGGTTCGGGCGGCGGCATCAAGCAGATCAAGGCCAAGACGGTCACCTTCGGCGCTTCGGACATGCCGCTGAAGCCGGAAGAGCTGGAGCAGGCCGGTCTGATCCAGTTCCCGATGATCATGGGCGGCGTGGTTCCGGTCGTGAACCTGAAGGGCATCAAGGCCGGTGAGGTCAAGCTGTCGGGCACCGTTCTCGCCAACATCTACATGGGCGAGATCACCAAGTGGAACGACGCGCAGATCAAGGCGCTGAACCCCAACGTCAACCTGCCGAACACCGCCATCGCCCCGGTCTACCGCTCTGACGGGTCGGGCACCAACTTCCTGTTCACCGACTACCTGTCGAAGACCAGCCCGAAGTTCAAGACCCAGATCGGCGCCAACACCTCCGTCCAGTGGCCGGCCGGCATCGGCGCCAAGGGCAACGAAGGCGTGGCCAACATGGTCAAGCAGACGGACGGCTCGATCGGCTACGTCGAATACGCCTACGCCAAGCAGAACAACATCACCCACCTCGACCTGCAGAACAAGGACGGCAAGACCGTCGCTCCGAAGATCGAGGCCTTCCAGGCTGCCGCCGCCAACGCGGACTGGGCGAACAGCAAGGGCTATTACGTCCTGCTGACCGACGAGCCGGGTGCGGAGAGCTGGCCGATCACCGGCGCCAGCTTCATCCTGATGTACAAGAACCCGCAGGACGCCTCGGCTTCCGGCGAAGCGCTGAAGTTCTTCGACTGGGCCTATAAGAACGGCGACAAGATGGCGACCGAGCTGGACTATGTCCCGATGCCGGACTCGGTGGTGTCGCTGGTCCAGAAGACCTGGGCGCAGACCATCCAGGCCGACGGCAAGCCGGTCTGGACCGCGTCGGCCAAGTAA
- a CDS encoding LysR family transcriptional regulator: MQLKHLRTFATVASTLNITRAGERLHLAQSSVTEQIQALETDLGVVLFDRSKRRLHLTEAGRRLLDHAADLLSLADEARSAVADVAGQPTGSLTVGGLETLCSSFLPPLLMTFCTAHPAVAVRMTAAGSGELRSGIRSGDIDVAFAFGEGPPEDGLERETVAWDRLTVIAPAGHRLAGRNAVAPDDLQDEPFLVTATGCVYRRMFNTAFPADGAGRPRIVGEFDSIGAIRALVAAGLGCALVPALAVAPTAGLAVLQWVGDADSVPVSMLWRRRRVQPPGLRLFLTSARNGFCAVRPDDDRRPHAERFR; encoded by the coding sequence ATGCAGCTCAAGCATCTTCGAACCTTCGCAACGGTGGCGTCGACGCTCAACATCACACGGGCTGGCGAGCGGCTCCACCTTGCCCAGTCGAGTGTGACCGAGCAGATCCAGGCTCTGGAAACCGATCTCGGCGTCGTCCTCTTCGATCGGTCGAAACGCCGCCTGCACTTGACGGAGGCTGGTCGGCGCCTGCTGGACCATGCCGCCGATCTCCTGTCCCTCGCAGACGAGGCACGGTCGGCGGTTGCCGACGTCGCCGGCCAGCCGACGGGCAGCCTGACGGTCGGCGGGCTGGAGACGCTGTGCAGCAGCTTTCTCCCACCGCTGCTGATGACCTTCTGCACCGCGCACCCGGCGGTCGCGGTGAGGATGACGGCTGCTGGCAGCGGTGAACTGCGCAGCGGCATCCGCAGCGGCGACATCGACGTGGCCTTCGCTTTCGGTGAAGGGCCGCCAGAGGACGGCCTGGAGCGCGAAACCGTCGCTTGGGATCGCCTGACCGTCATAGCGCCGGCGGGGCACCGGCTTGCGGGGCGCAACGCCGTGGCTCCGGACGATCTCCAAGACGAGCCCTTTCTGGTGACCGCGACCGGATGCGTGTACCGCCGGATGTTCAACACCGCCTTTCCGGCCGATGGTGCCGGCCGGCCGCGCATCGTTGGGGAGTTCGACAGCATCGGCGCCATCCGCGCGCTCGTCGCGGCGGGGCTCGGCTGCGCACTCGTCCCGGCGCTGGCGGTCGCACCGACCGCCGGGCTCGCGGTCCTGCAGTGGGTCGGAGATGCCGACAGTGTCCCGGTGTCCATGCTGTGGCGCCGGCGGCGCGTGCAGCCGCCGGGCCTGCGCCTGTTCCTGACCTCCGCGCGGAACGGCTTCTGCGCTGTCAGACCAGACGATGACCGCCGTCCACATGCAGAACGGTTCCGGTGA
- the pstA gene encoding phosphate ABC transporter permease PstA: protein MTMSNSATLATPIGGLYHRRRIANKLALTLALGAAGFGLFWLVAILWTLLYNGLSAINLSLFTENTPPPGGEGGLLNAIFGSVIMTTVATLVGTPVGVMAGTYLAEFGRGTKLAEVVRFINDVLLSAPSIMVGLFVYEVLVVRMGHFSAWAGAMALAVLVIPVVVRTTEDMLKLVPNSLREAAAALGAPQWKVITMVAYRAARNGMITGVLLAVARISGETAPLLFTALNNQFWSADMNAPMANLPVVIFQYAMSPYEDWRQLAWGGALLITVAILLLNIGARLLAGLGTTRK from the coding sequence ATGACCATGTCCAATTCCGCGACGCTGGCGACCCCGATCGGGGGGCTGTATCACCGCCGGCGCATTGCCAACAAGCTGGCGCTGACCCTGGCGCTGGGCGCCGCCGGCTTCGGCCTGTTCTGGCTGGTCGCCATCCTGTGGACGCTGCTCTACAACGGGCTGTCGGCGATCAATCTCAGCCTGTTCACCGAGAACACGCCGCCGCCGGGCGGGGAGGGCGGTCTGCTGAACGCCATCTTCGGCAGCGTCATCATGACCACGGTCGCCACACTGGTCGGCACGCCGGTCGGCGTCATGGCCGGCACCTATCTGGCGGAGTTCGGCCGTGGCACCAAGCTGGCCGAGGTGGTGCGCTTCATCAACGACGTGCTGCTGAGCGCGCCGTCGATCATGGTCGGCCTGTTCGTCTACGAGGTGCTGGTCGTCCGCATGGGCCATTTCTCGGCCTGGGCCGGCGCCATGGCGCTCGCGGTGCTGGTCATCCCGGTCGTCGTCCGCACGACCGAGGACATGCTGAAGCTGGTGCCCAACAGCCTGCGCGAGGCCGCCGCCGCCCTGGGCGCGCCGCAGTGGAAGGTCATCACCATGGTGGCCTACCGCGCCGCCCGCAACGGGATGATCACCGGCGTGCTGCTGGCCGTCGCCCGCATCAGCGGCGAAACCGCGCCGCTGCTGTTCACCGCCCTGAACAACCAGTTCTGGAGCGCGGACATGAACGCGCCGATGGCCAACCTGCCGGTGGTCATCTTCCAGTACGCGATGTCGCCCTATGAGGACTGGCGCCAGCTGGCCTGGGGTGGCGCGCTGCTGATCACGGTCGCCATCCTGCTCCTCAACATCGGCGCCCGGCTGCTGGCCGGTCTCGGCACGACGAGAAAGTAA
- the pstC gene encoding phosphate ABC transporter permease subunit PstC, with protein sequence MTEIALTLTDAHASTARRARRQRLQDAAFRNATLAFALLVLLILGGVTVSLIDGALPALRTFGFGFVATEVWNPVSEQFGALAPIYGTLVTSIIAMAVGIPVSFGIALFITEMCPAWLKRPLGVAIELLAGIPSIIYGIWGLFVFAPFMQSTIQPFLINTLGQIPGIGNLFMGPPYGIGILTAGLILGIMVLPFITSITRDVFETVPPMVRESAYGLGATTWEVVWNVVLPYTRTGVVGGVMLGLGRALGETMAVTFVIGNAHRISSSIMAPGTTISASIANEFTEAVGDVYTSSLVALGLILFLITFTVLSIAKLMLLRLQRKAGV encoded by the coding sequence ATGACCGAGATCGCGCTGACCTTGACCGACGCACACGCCTCCACCGCCCGACGGGCCCGCCGCCAGCGCCTGCAGGATGCGGCCTTCCGCAACGCCACCCTCGCATTCGCGCTGCTCGTCCTGCTGATCCTGGGCGGCGTCACGGTTTCCCTGATCGACGGCGCGCTTCCGGCACTGCGCACGTTCGGCTTCGGCTTCGTCGCGACCGAAGTCTGGAACCCGGTGTCCGAGCAATTCGGCGCGCTCGCCCCGATTTACGGCACGCTGGTCACGTCCATCATCGCCATGGCCGTCGGCATTCCCGTCAGCTTCGGCATCGCGCTGTTCATCACCGAGATGTGCCCCGCCTGGCTGAAGCGCCCGCTCGGCGTCGCCATCGAGCTGCTCGCCGGCATTCCCAGCATCATCTACGGCATCTGGGGCCTGTTCGTCTTCGCCCCCTTCATGCAGTCGACCATCCAGCCCTTCCTGATCAACACGCTGGGCCAGATCCCCGGCATCGGCAACCTGTTCATGGGCCCGCCCTACGGCATCGGCATCCTGACCGCCGGCCTGATCCTGGGCATCATGGTGCTGCCCTTCATCACCTCCATCACCCGCGACGTCTTCGAGACGGTCCCGCCGATGGTGCGCGAATCCGCTTACGGGCTGGGCGCCACCACCTGGGAAGTGGTGTGGAACGTGGTGCTGCCCTACACCCGCACCGGCGTGGTCGGCGGCGTCATGCTCGGCCTTGGCCGCGCGCTGGGCGAGACGATGGCGGTCACCTTCGTCATCGGCAATGCGCACCGCATCAGCTCCTCGATCATGGCGCCGGGCACGACGATCTCGGCCTCCATCGCCAACGAATTCACCGAGGCGGTCGGCGACGTCTACACCTCCTCGCTGGTGGCGTTGGGCCTGATCCTGTTCCTGATCACCTTCACCGTGCTGTCGATCGCCAAGCTGATGCTGCTGCGCCTGCAGCGCAAGGCCGGAGTCTGA